The Chloroflexota bacterium genome has a segment encoding these proteins:
- a CDS encoding NAD(P)-dependent oxidoreductase produces the protein MKVGFIGLGLMGAPMSRNLLKAGHSVRAWNRTPAKVDAFVVDGGEAATSPADAAAGAEVVITMVTDSPDVQAVILGEGGVIEGVAPGTVVIDMSTISPEVTREVGARLAERGVPMLDAPVSGGVLGAQNAALSIMLGGDKDAFEGARPVLEAMGTRITYCGELGMGQVTKLVNQVIVAGTMAAVCEGLLFGAKAGADLQAVFSAVTGGAANSWQLENLGARLLKDDFAPGFMVRLQQKDLRLIMQSAQAMDLPLFTTPLVHHLYRAVEGQGHGDEGTQAYIKALEALAGVRARFPDA, from the coding sequence ATGAAGGTTGGATTCATTGGGCTGGGGCTGATGGGCGCGCCCATGAGCCGGAACCTGCTGAAGGCGGGGCACTCGGTGCGGGCGTGGAACCGGACGCCGGCCAAGGTGGACGCGTTTGTGGTGGACGGCGGCGAGGCTGCGACGTCGCCGGCGGACGCAGCGGCGGGGGCGGAGGTCGTCATCACGATGGTGACGGACTCGCCGGACGTGCAGGCTGTCATCCTCGGTGAGGGCGGCGTCATCGAGGGCGTCGCGCCGGGGACGGTGGTGATCGACATGAGCACCATCTCGCCGGAGGTGACGCGCGAGGTGGGCGCGCGGCTGGCCGAGCGGGGCGTGCCGATGCTGGACGCGCCCGTGAGCGGGGGCGTCCTGGGGGCGCAGAACGCCGCGCTCTCCATCATGCTGGGCGGCGATAAGGACGCCTTCGAGGGCGCACGGCCTGTTTTGGAGGCGATGGGCACTCGGATCACGTACTGCGGCGAGCTGGGCATGGGGCAGGTCACCAAGCTGGTCAACCAGGTCATCGTCGCGGGCACGATGGCGGCGGTGTGCGAGGGACTGCTGTTCGGCGCGAAGGCGGGGGCGGACCTGCAGGCCGTGTTCTCGGCGGTGACGGGTGGCGCGGCGAACTCGTGGCAGCTGGAGAACCTGGGCGCGCGGCTGCTGAAGGACGACTTTGCGCCGGGGTTCATGGTGCGGCTGCAGCAGAAGGACCTGCGGTTGATCATGCAGTCGGCGCAGGCGATGGACCTGCCGCTGTTCACGACGCCGCTGGTGCACCACCTGTACCGGGCCGTCGAGGGGCAGGGGCACGGCGACGAGGGCACGCAGGCGTACATCAAGGCGCTGGAGGCGCTCGCCGGGGTGCGGGCCCGGTTCCCGGACGCCTAG